A single region of the Branchiostoma lanceolatum isolate klBraLanc5 chromosome 1, klBraLanc5.hap2, whole genome shotgun sequence genome encodes:
- the LOC136429945 gene encoding malignant fibrous histiocytoma-amplified sequence 1 homolog, producing the protein MKPLHAAVIKGDQRRVSQLVQEGEDVDGRCECKLPDLVSLKGGAVTSVRMVQLFDKGDQRRVSQLVQEGEDVDGRCECKLPDLKRAHEFTPLHCAAAVGDLGVIDLLVAAGAQVDSEDEVGCSPLHRAVWYNKFDVVQALLAKYGANKNKKNLEGYTPLHLAAKAGHLEILNILLKTGVNLDIVDKVGRTATDHAKENGHLDVVKLLEECSNKQDATSDGYDKTVRLTDRGLSRIADDVLEKEEVEHLFLSRNRLRVLPSNFTRLGCLTKLYLDNNCLSAFPSELFALSELEELSLADNNIDNLPEQISVLRKMKTLLVFGNLLHSLPNSIGSLSLLESFDAHRNCLKELPASFAQLQNLKNLYLSQNQFDEVPAVVLDLGNSLQVLEVAMNKLRRLPEAIDRLRVIERIDAGENKIATVPKTLCNLSRLQWLSVMDNCIQELPDTFGQLASSLKYLSTTNNPLVQPPYEVCQQGVQAILEYQKELERCQAVVQPKMKMVLLGSPFAGKTSLCHALMEEKSRLTKEKDRTHCMDVKLWQADSELQLEVYDFGGHKVYDFVHQFFLSPLAMNVLTVDLERYQPAEFERMVGKWAKALNAHTPGAVIRVVGTHVDRCSPKDVRLKCEDICDQLHRDKKKQDQIIQDQMKTIEDVISDSSVIDVGHPLHGVTRERMLKRYHKLRTMLQSQPKLQWCVAPVSSADPLKGIEDLKKELVSLALNKDVFPALRRVLPETWVKLEQRLLAERKKLTLWLAWEEVEALGREAGLSPDRLHPAVAYLHKRGVVLHFHDIPDLNNVVFHNPARLTDILKQLYHHDTDTMIRNIGRMKVDHIQQRQLQEDLLRSGLMSVDTLHHLLHGMKHPPNNMDIVVKLLERFGICYLVPMSGAGSIARAYRTESCSMYQFTWFLSADMPGDVRDKWLPVCPEVQDQLTVLCVMRGFTPWGLYERFCAQIDPHIGNRLDWANGILASFGDFPLHVTREVNKENNASITMATRFPTGSADEAWEGLLKVYGVLRSLLKEWPGLPYTFWIGCCHCLKKEDATRAQPHYFPGDLLRQRRPLGIQSLRCRRCSASETVDIRLVYPPSVTEPSKQSAADAESAFSTNGEQATCINNTFNIDIEGSSNIQIGTGNEIQSKVSKAGKE; encoded by the exons CCCCTCCATGCTGCAGTTATTAAAGGGGACCAGCGCAGAGTGAGTCAGCTGGTGCAGGAAGGGGAGGATGTGGACGGCAGGTGTGAGTGTAAACTGCCGGACCTGGTGAGTCTGAAAGGGGGcgctgttactagtgttaggaTGGTGCAGTTATTTGATAAGGGGGACCAGCGCAGGGTGAGCCAGCTGGTGCAGGAAGGGGAGGATGTGGACGGCAGGTGTGAGTGTAAACTGCCGGACCTG AAACGTGCGCATGAGTTCACACCCCTACACTGTGCTGCGGCTGTGGGTGACCTAGGGGTCATTGACCTGCTGGTCGCTGCTGGGGCACAAGTGGACAGCGAAGATGAG GTTGGCTGCAGTCCCCTCCACCGAGCTGTGTGGTACAACAAATTTGATGTGGTTCAGGCTCTGCTGGCTAAATATGGTgctaacaaaaacaagaaaaacttg GAAGGCTACACGCCTCTTCACTTGGCTGCTAAAGCAGGGCATCTGGAGATACTCAACATACTCCTCAAGACTGGAGTGAACCTGGATATAGTTGACAAG GTGGGCAGAACTGCTACTGACCATGCCAAAGAAAATGGGCACCTGGATGTGGTGAAGTTGTTGGAGGAATGCAGCAATAAACAG GACGCCACTAGCGATGGTTACGACAAAACAGTCAGACTGACGGATCGCGGTCTCTCCCGCATTGCAGACGACGTCTTGGAGAAAGAAGAGGTCGAACACTTGTTTCTTAGTAGAAACAGGCTCAGAGTGCTTCCCTCGAACTTCACAAGGCTTGGATGCCTGACCAAACTTTATCTGGACAACAATTGTCTGTCAGCATTTCCCTCAGAGTTGTTCGCTTTGTCAGAGTTAGAAGAGTTGTCTTTGGCAGATAACAACATTGATAATCTTCCAGAGCAGATCAGTGTGCTTAGAAAGATGAAAACCTTGCTTGTATTTGGAAATTTGTTGCATTCATTGCCTAACAGTATTGGCAGTCTGTCACTTCTGGAGTCCTTTGATGCGCACAGAAATTGTCTCAAAGAGTTGCCAGCAAGTTTTGCTCAATTGCAAAACTTAAAGAATCTTTATCTCAGTCAGAACCAGTTTGACGAAGTCCCAGCAGTTGTCTTAGATCTTGGAAATAGCCTACAGGTTCTTGAAGTAGCCATGAATAAGTTAAGACGTCTTCCAGAAGCTATCGACAGATTAAGGGTCATTGAAAGGATTGACGCAGGAGAGAATAAGATAGCTACCGTGCCAAAGACGTTGTGTAACCTGTCCAGACTGCAATGGCTGTCTGTGATGGACAATTGCATCCAGGAGCTACCAGACACATTTGGTCAGCTAGCTTCATCGCTCAAGTACCTCAGCACCACAAATAACCCCTTGGTGCAGCCGCCATATGAAGTTTGTCAACAGGGGGTTCAAGCCATACTGGAGTATCAGAAGGAGTTGGAAAGATGTCAAGCTGTCGTACAGCCTAAGATGAAGATGGTGTTATTGGGGAGTCCGTTCGCAGGAAAGACAAGCCTCTGCCATGCCCTGATGGAAGAGAAGTCCAGGTTGACCAAAGAAAAAGACAGGACACACTGCATGGATGTAAAGCTGTGGCAGGCTGACAGTGAGCTCCAGTTGGAAGTGTATGATTTCGGGGGCCACAAGGTCTACGACTTTGTGCACCAATTCTTCCTGTCCCCATTGGCCATGAACGTCCTAACAGTCGACTTAGAGCGGTATCAGCCAGCGGAGTTTGAACGGATGGTTGGGAAGTGGGCCAAGGCTCTGAATGCACACACTCCCGGTGCGGTCATCAGGGTAGTGGGCACTCATGTCGACCGCTGCTCACCGAAGGACGTCAGGCTCAAATGCGAAGACATCTGTGACCAGCTTCACAGAGATAAGAAGAAGCAAGATCAGATCATCCAAGATCAAATGAAGACCATCGAAGATGTCATCAGTGATTCCAGCGTCATCGACGTTGGCCACCCGTTGCACGGTGTCACCAGAGAACGAATGCTGAAACGGTATCACAAACTCCGGACCATGCTGCAAAGCCAGCCAAAGCTGCAATGGTGTGTGGCGCCTGTCAGCTCAGCCGACCCTCTCAAGGGGATTGAAGACCTCAAGAAAGAGCTGGTGTCGTTGGCCCTCAACAAGGACGTTTTCCCGGCTTTGCGCCGCGTTCTACCGGAAACTTGGGTGAAATTAGAGCAGCGACTGTTGGCGGAAAGGAAGAAATTGACGCTGTGGCTCGCATGGGAGGAGGTGGAGGCGCTGGGAAGGGAGGCGGGGCTCAGTCCCGACAGACTTCACCCAGCCGTGGCCTACCTCCACAAGAGGGGAGTCGTGCTGCACTTCCACGACATTCCGGACCTGAATAACGTGGTCTTCCACAACCCGGCCAGGCTGACGGACATCCTGAAGCAGCTGTATCACCACGACACGGACACGATGATCAGGAACATCGGCAGGATGAAAGTCGACCACATTCAGCAGAGACAGCTTCAGGAGGACCTGCTGCGATCCGGCCTGATGTCCGTagacaccctccaccatctaCTGCACGGGATGAAGCATCCACCAAACAACATGGACATCGTGGTGAAGCTTCTGGAGAGGTTCGGCATCTGTTACCTGGTCCCGATGAGCGGGGCGGGCTCCATCGCCAGGGCCTACAGGACGGAAAGCTGCAGCATGTATCAGTTCACCTGGTTCCTCTCAGCGGACATGCCCGGCGATGTCCGTGACAAGTGGCTCCCCGTGTGTCCGGAGGTGCAGGACCAGCTCACCGTTCTGTGCGTGATGAGGGGGTTCACACCGTGGGGTCTGTACGAACGCTTCTGTGCACAGATAGATCCACACATTGGGAACCGTCTGGACTGGGCGAACGGCATACTCGCCTCGTTCGGCGACTTCCCACTTCACGTGACGCGTGAAGTCAACAAAGAGAACAATGCGAGCATCACCATGGCGACTAGGTTCCCGACTGGCAGTGCCGACGAAGCGTGGGAGGGCCTCCTGAAGGTATACGGAGTGCTTCGCAGCCTCCTGAAAGAGTGGCCTGGTCTTCCCTACACCTTCTGGATCGGCTGCTGCCACTGCTTGAAGAAAGAAGACGCGACACGAGCACAGCCCCACTATTTTCCAGGCGATCTGCTGAGGCAGAGACGTCCCCTTGGAATCCAGAGCCTGAGATGCAGAAGATGTAGCGCGTCCGAGACAGTAGATATACGCCTTGTGTACCCTCCGTCTGTAACGGAACCTAGTAAACAGTCAGCTGCTGATGCGGAGTCAGCGTTTAGCACCAACGGAGAGCAAGCAACATGCATTAACAACACTTTCAACATTGACATCGAAGGTTCTTCCAATATCCAGATAGGGACAGGGAATGAAATCCAAAGCAAAGTGTCCAAAGCAGGCAAAGAATaa
- the LOC136429973 gene encoding sodium-dependent lysophosphatidylcholine symporter 1-like, whose product MATTGKTDRPSTVEKVCYGLGALPYMTTRHVLNFYLNYFLVTVAQVPPLGLLLVGVLGRVAEMSSYPVLTFLITRTNTRWGQLKPWILGGTLAMVPLYLLVWYVPDVAPGGKIAYFVALFMTESVFNSGVTLAHRTLVMYISDDGTDRESAIAFKSASGLVGMVVGVAIEGQVVAAFDGTLSGTCNHSNNSTNSNVTSTASLQTRRQETGYLVAAGIICVVALIFVTVTLATVKERTAFQQQKTDEPWSSSLKRVMTHKPSVCALLLMLGFTTAGSVLQQSMALYVQYSLGLGSQVQNCLLVLVGSCLIGIPVVKVLMTKFGKKPVSVGVTLILIPIVLGLLFVPGNLVYVLPLLAAFGMTFSSPFIVPLMMLSDVSDLLKLQTGRSYDTVLHGVFSTAQRIVGAVSFGAISAALEIGGYESGDCDQPESVGRAVRWNVTILPMLSLVASLGVLW is encoded by the exons ATGGCGACCACAGGTAAGACAGATCGGCCGTCAACGGTGGAGAAGGTGTGTTACGGCCTCGGCGCGCTGCCGTACATGACCACTCGTCACGTGTTGAACTTCTACCTGAACTACTTCTTAGTAACGGTGGCTCAG GTTCCACCCCTTGGCCTTCTCTTGGTCGGCGTCCTCGGCAGAGTCGCAGAAATGTCGTCCTATCCTGTACTTACATTTCTCATTACAAGAACCAATACAAGATGGGGGCAACTCAAACCATG GATTCTCGGTGGTACCCTGGCCATGGTCCCCCTGTACCTGCTGGTGTGGTACGTACCAGACGTGGCACCTGGCGGCAAGATAGCGTATTTTGTGGCTCTTTTTATGACGGAGAGTGTTTTTAATTCG GGCGTCACTTTGGCCCACAGAACTCTTGTGATGTACATTAGCGACGACGGCACCGACAGGGAGTCAGCAATCGCATTTa AATCTGCAAGTGGGCTCGTCGGAATGGTCGTCGGTGTTGCCATTGAAGGTCAGGTCGTCGCAGCCTTCGACGGGACCCTGTCCGGTAcctgtaaccatagcaacaACAGCACGAACAGTAACGTCACGAGCACCGCTTCTCTACAGACACGTAGACAG GAGACCGGTTACCTCGTGGCGGCGGGAATCATTTGTGTCGTGGCTCTGATCTTCGTCACCGTGACACTAGCAACTGTCAAAGAACGGACAG CATTCCAACAGCAAAAGACCGACGAGCCGTGGAGCAGTAGTCTGAAGCGGGTGATGACACACAAGCCCTCCGTCTGTGCACTTCTGCTGATGCTCGGCTTCACCACAGCCGGCTCG GTTCTGCAACAAAGTATGGCGCTCTATGTTCAGTATTCCCTGGGCCTGGGGAGTCAGGTTCAGAACTGTCTTCTGGTTCTTGTG GGCTCCTGTTTGATCGGCATTCCTGTTGTAAAAGTGCTGATGACCAAGTTTGGTAAGAAGCCTGTCTCGGTCGGCGTCACCCTG ATCTTGATACCAATCGTGCTGGGACTCCTGTTCGTGCCCGGGAATCTTGTTTATGTTCTACCCCTACTCGCTGCATTTGGGATGACGTTCTCCTCGCCGTTCATTGTACCATT GATGATGTTGTCCGATGTATCAGACCTGCTGAAGCTGCAGACGGGCAGAAGTTATGACACGGTTCTCCACGGCGTGTTCAGCACCGCGCAGCGGATAGTAGGGGCGGTCTCGTTTGGCGCCATTTCAGCTGCCCTGGA AATCGGCGGCTACGAAAGTGGCGACTGTGATCAGCCGGAGTCCGTCGGCCGGGCTGTCCGCTGGAACGTGACGATACTGCCGATGTTGTCCCTTGTGGCGAGTCTGGGGGTCCTGTGGTAG
- the LOC136429955 gene encoding translocation protein SEC63 homolog, whose translation MAGAQFEYDESGGTFLYFLTSVWILFLLPITYYLWPKGQVEEEKRLQKLEKVHSHSLWYQLKLHKTRSKAKSTAKKVILTIGWLIFLILAYKSSQVERDHVEYDPYEILHIDRGASQADIRRQYRSLSLTHHPDKGGDEDTFRRIAKAYQALTDEETRKNWEEYGNPDGPQATTFGIALPSWIVDSKNSMWVLAAYGVAFMVIMPVAVGTWWYRSIKYSADQVLLDTTQLYYYFFNKTPNMNVKRAVMILAASFEFEKGHNQEVMERPSDNIELPQLMRELSQLNEKSKERPLCYPYSIKARCLVHAHFSRIDLPPKTLELDRQLILRKCPTLVQEMVQVVAQLVALAHAGRVSNLPRLETIENCMKLSQMTVQGLWDNKSPLLQLPHIREDNLRHFVSKRRNVRSIRQLATMDEKDRRALLRNMTDEEYEDVMEVIKNFPIVEMDVQSLVLDDEDTYTITAGAIVTVNCKLKRQSMESVVSQGVEEPPAAEVDEEPEEEEQPDQKVVNKPKPWQKNRKGKQKAGKAKKKPNKAQQNKKQQQNGALPPDKLKESENNRIQEVKPAKDDDSSNSDSEDDPDRDNSEDASGSDNDGQRQSEDDDDSWDALQARINRKEKVLETKSKISHTVHAPWFPEEKQEWWWLYVADRKKHSLITAPCMVTSLQEEEEVELKFAAPDKPGTYQYTVCLRSDSYLDFDVMKTIKLDVKEAKEAVDAEAAWNLSDDEDENNDEEEDISDYETDDEEED comes from the exons AAGAGAAACGTCTCCAGAAGCTGGAGAAGGTGCACAGCCACAGCCTGTGGTACCAGCTCAAACTGCACAAGACACGCTCAAAGGCCAAGTCTACTGCCAA GAAAGTGATATTGACGATCGGCTGGCTCATCTTCCTGATCCTGGCGTACAAGTCATCACAGGTGGAGCGTGACCACGTGGAGTATGATCCCTACGAGATCCTGCATATAGACAGA GGAGCAAGTCAGGCGGACATTCGTCGTCAGTACCGCTCGCTCAGTCTCACACACCATCCTGATAAAGGGGGCGACGAAGACACCTTCAGGAGGATCGCTAAGGCATATCAGGC TTTAACTGatgaagaaacaagaaagaacTGGGAGGAATATGGAAACCCTGACGGACCCCAAG CGACAACATTTGGCATCGCCCTACCCTCCTGGATTGTGGACAGTAAGAACTCCATGTGGGTCCTGGCAGCCTACGGAGTGGCCTTCATGGTCATCATGCCTGTTGCTGTG GGTACATGGTGGTACCGTTCCATCAAATACAGCGCTGACCAAGTCCTACTGGACACTACTCAGCTCTACTATTACTTCTTCAACAAGACTCCCAACATGAATGTGAAAA GAGCTGTGATGATTCTGGCAGCgtcttttgaatttgaaaaaggTCATAACCAAGAGGTCATGGAGAGACCCAGTGACAACATTGAACTTCCCCAG CTGATGCGAGAATTGAGTCAGCTTAACGAGAAGAGTAAAGAGCGCCCCCTGTGCTATCCCTACAGCATCAAGGCTCGCTGCCTGGTCCACGCCCACTTCAGCAGGATCGACCTGCCTCCCAAGACTCTGGAGCTCG ACCGTCAGCTGATCCTGCGGAAGTGTCCCACGCTGGTTCAGGAGATGGTTCAGGTTGTGGCCCAGCTGGTGGCTCTGGCTCATGCTGGAAGAG TGTCAAACCTCCCTCGTCTTGAGACTATTGAGAACTGCATGAAGCTGTCCCAGATGACGGTGCAGGGTCTGTGGGACAACAAGTCCCCCCTACTGCAGCTGCCACACATCAGGGAGGACAACCTGCGGCACTTCGTGTCCAAGAGA AGAAACGTCCGTAGCATCCGTCAACTGGCTACCATGGATGAAAAGGATAGGAG GGCTCTACTGAGGAACATGACTGATGAGGAGTATGAGGATGTGATGGAGGTCATCAAGAACTTCCCCATCGTGGAAATGGATGTGCAGTCTCTGG tccTGGATGATGAAGACACCTACACCATCACTGCTGGAGCCATCGTCACTGTCAACTGTAAACTCAAGCGGCAGAGTATGGAA tctGTAGTTAGCCAGGGTGTTGAGGAGCCTCCAGCTGCGGAAGTGGATGAAGAACCTGAGGAGGAGGAACAGCCTGATCAGAAAGTG GTGAACAAACCCAAACCCTGGCAGAAGAACCGGAAGGGAAAGCAGAAGGCGGGAAAGGCCAAGAAGAAGCCGAACAAGGCTCAACAGAACAAGAAACAGCAGCAGAATGGAGCACTTCCACCGGACAAGCTGAAGGAATCagaaaacaat AGGATACAGGAGGTGAAGCCTGCAAAGGATGACGACTCCTCCAACTCAGACTCAGAGGATGATCCAGATCGGGACAACTCGGAGGATGCGAGCGGCAGTGACAACGACGGACAGAGACAATCAGAAGATGACGATGAT AGCTGGGATGCTCTCCAGGCCAGGATCAACAGGAAGGAGAAGGTTCTGGAGACCAAGTCCAAGATCAGCCACACCGTCCACGCGCCCTGGTTCCCTGAG GAGAAGCAGGAGTGGTGGTGGCTGTATGTAGCAGACAGGAAAAAGCACTCCCTGATAACAGCACCCTGTATGGTCACCAGTcttcaggaggaggaggag GTTGAGTTGAAGTTTGCAGCCCCGGACAAGCCGGGTACCTACCAGTACACCGTCTGCCTCAGATCAGACTCCTACTTGGACTTTGATGTCATGAAGACTATAAAG TTGGACGTGAAGGAAGCGAAGGAGGCTGTTGATGCCGAAGCAGCGTGGAACCTGTCGGACGATGAGGATGAGAACAACGATGAGGAGGAGGACATCTCAGACTACGAAACTGACGATGAAGAGGAAGACTAA